A stretch of Oncorhynchus mykiss isolate Arlee chromosome 14, USDA_OmykA_1.1, whole genome shotgun sequence DNA encodes these proteins:
- the stx5a gene encoding syntaxin-5a: MTCRDRTNEFQSACKSLQSRQNGVQHTKPALSALKQRSDFTLMAKRIGKDLSNTFAKLEKLTILAKRRSLFDDKAVEIEELTYIIKQDINSLNKQIAQLQDLIGSRGAPSGRHIQTHSNTIVISLQSKLASMSNDFKSVLEVRTENLKQQKNRREQFSQRHVSSPLHANNFKSSVLMQDESRSMGAEVAINMDNQSNPLQLQLIDEQDSYIQSRADTMQNIESTIVELGSIFQQLAHMVKEQEETVQRIDANVEDTQLNVDMAHTEILKYFQSVSSNRWLMVKIFLVLIVFFIVFVVFLA, encoded by the exons AATGGTGTTCAGCACACCAAGCCAGCCCTCAGTGCTCTCAAGCAACGCAGTGACTTCACCCTCATGGCCAA GAGAATAGGGAAGGACTTgagtaatacatttgctaaactaGAGAAACTCACTATAT TGGCTAAAAGAAGATCTCTATTTGATGACAAGGCAGTGGAGATTGAAGAGTTAACCTACATCATCAAGCAG GACATTAACAGCCTGAACAAGCAGATAGCCCAGCTGCAGGATCTGATTGGTTCACGTGGAGCACCCAGCGGCAGACACATCCAGACCCATTCCAACACCATCGTCATCTCCCTGCAG TCCAAACTGGCGTCTATGTCCAATGACTTCAAGTCGGTTCTAGAAGTAAGAACGGAG AACCTGAAGCAGCAGAAGAACAGGAGAGAACAGTTCTCTCAGCGCcacgtctcttctcctctccacgcCAACAACTTCA agaGTTCAGTGTTGATGCAGGATGAGTCAAGGAGTATGGGGGCTGAGGTCGCCATCAACATGGACAACCAGTCTAACCCTCTACAGCTCCAGCTCATTGATGAGCAG GACTCATACATCCAGAGCCGTGCAGACACCATGCAGAACATTGAGAGCACCATCGTAGAGCTGGGCTCTATCTTTCAGCAGCTGGCTCACATGgtgaaggagcaggaggagacagtacagag GATTGATGCTAACGTGGAGGACACTCAGCTCAACGTGGACATGGCTCACACGGAGATCCTCAAGTACTTCCAGTCTGTGTCCTCCAACCGCTGGCTCATGGTCAAGATCTTCCTCGTCCTCATCGTGTTCTTCATCGTCTTTGTGGTCTTCCTCGCCTGA
- the zgc:162144 gene encoding RD3 domain-containing protein: MFPWSAVFSLEPKVPGQRTAEELVTNTLMLELGAMVKRTERIRLERVTKEGRRRRSSSSADYSWLATAPTHQPYELTPRDLIELQDLCARVPPSQCGPVIVRFRNLVTEIEPEVHEVARLFRTVLRDCVEGEEENEEMRMRSAGWDKQRSKSLSFVTFRSKFRPAPFRGGGLGGSRGNLQEESSWYEEDEVEQQEGAANVARAARKGRSMSMPDITPIEQSAHG; this comes from the exons ATGTTCCCCTGGTCAGCAGTGTTTTCTCTGGAGCCGAAAGTGCCTGGACAGCGTACGGCAGAAGaactagtcaccaacactctgATGCTGGAGCTGGGTGCCATGGTGAAGCGCACCGAACGTATCCGCCTGGAAAGGGTGACAAAAGAGGGCCGGCGCCGGCGCAGTTCTTCCTCCGCTGACTACAGCTGGCTGGCCACTGCCCCCACCCACCAACCCTATGAGCTGACCCCCCGAGACCTGATAGAGCTGCAGGACCTGTGTGCCAGGGTGCCACCGTCTCAGTGTGGCCCTGTCATTGTTAG GTTCAGGAATCTGGTGACGGAGATTGAGCCGGAGGTTCACGAGGTGGCTCGTCTGTTCCGCACGGTTCTACGTGACTgtgtggagggagaagaggagaacgaGGAGATGAGGATGAGGTCAGCCGGCTGGGACAAACAACGCAGCAAGAGCCTCTCCTTTGTAACCTTCCGCTCCAAGTTCCGCCCCGCTCCCTTCAGGGGTGGGGGCCTGGGCGGGTCACGTGGCAACCTGCAGGAGGAGTCGAGCTGGTACGAGGAAGACGAGGTGGAGCAGCAGGAGGGAGCAGCAAACGTGGCGAGAGCGGCCAGGAAGGGGAGGAGCATGAGCATGCCTGATATCACCCCCATCGAACAGAGTGCACATggctga